In Populus alba chromosome 9, ASM523922v2, whole genome shotgun sequence, a genomic segment contains:
- the LOC118035273 gene encoding uncharacterized protein, translated as MGIDAMEFQAFMWRVLKFSMGSCSAFVQKYPFASGFSLTLLALYLFFPTVFYFLIYSLPFLGCTAVFIRFYLNSQKHGVVERKEHGISSDAADAANRDDNSSIEARRMLQRNVNQNKDKSDTHAVKEEKNMVSSMPSNDDFIGRTALVEQKPKVIMEEKASYALNSGESSSYNVSLGENISEFSEASNPETVSFDSFNEQPAKLLVGGEVESESSSSAVDDEEEESEKGCKNAVEWTANDQKNLMDLGDSELERNRRLESLIARRRARKSFKMSSSAAPGTMHPVLVARSNTFHVSKSSDDRIPSSAPSILLPTQNPFDLPYEPFEEKPNLMADSFQQEFMADHLKEMLFCRHESFSLGYSPPLENTQLDQHEGTGYSRSKMLLGKTDFCFNKENHGLLADHSLFQRGETLRRDLTVTDLVTEEARSSNQVTNKRERDREVETSRVKHKGDNMGQYHDKDPGLGDGNDIQRDTDLIKHKKIWPRPFSSTENIFNAKTAENSESLQPTTFKFPEVFCNRAPNSLPCPVPKASAVAEPSYDSSPSAIYNTGMEEHFFYKHKDPWHTHTHSIASDMQVEVSEIGSPPLTADGIASSNDGESLVYDGDSEQEITSGSEDMWGASPLAPKVQEHENVTRQIYDVGEGDITEDPTSSSLWSLSSSRAEISQEDQAHSMSIDPKLFNYVKHIVEGEREQRPFNPSDVVPPEHSQEGIQLMEDSMPQKPSEVYFQKPQESRNAPGNSAEDMNINCDADDTVTYDDRGDLKSNENIHVEAENSMMQVVIANLSEPAEGSNSKSNSNIMSESLINPEKSVAGMDGSCNVNDSRLLVNDDLEDSKSNEDRDSGAEKAMQVLVSDQSQPDVESNSDSRKHIESKSLNSPEKSGEDANITYKVNDPLVHIKNSVEELESIEDIDRDYERLTEHSDIKSTLMPVEVEDNPTSTQGRREDQSTLTEVGVSGVNQSFNDPTTSGILPELIVEQASTNSSLSSSPKSVLGYRIPADMGSSSDFSQLVSTDMEERLPLTATQDTSHVVNDSVDHPSIDNKSEKSEEPSNTQGKPTEEATEMENMKGSSLDDEETMEDLKSRKNIDDESETSIGNEAPVKLSKPQKEISPRSFENLEDASARLADNETNIDASKSEGEHSTSVVPGLMVEEEESTNRPRDVAGEVNLISEVSDPSINIKEDLEKLRSFEGSEGEPQFPTRQEIFVEPVKPANVTSLEGHDYSPGVFNENETIVVSSQAMEDVDNSSNSKETDGFGTRRADQEIGDLLKPAGAIGTSESTKDVQGNPKDLTDQKAVFDPSKPTVDGENILATLEAKDSAADIIHNVNEEVVSEFINNEKFNHVQDSEDDEYQRLDSQENVTEPLKAVAFTNSESIRDLESESKILAEDEVNVIPSYPAGEINSSNDRENTEDPGKSTVHLTVMTISEPSRVYVKQDPGT; from the exons atgggTATTGATGCAATGGAATTTCAAGCTTTCATGTGGAGAGTTCTTAAATTTTCCATGGGTTCTTGCTCTGCATTTGTACAAAAATATCCATTTGCTTCAGGTTTTTCGTTAACCTTGCTGgctttatacttgttttttccTACAGTTTTCTATTTCTTGATTTACTCTTTACCATTTCTTGGTTGCACTGCTGTTTTTATCcgtttttatttgaattcgcAAAAACATGGGGTGGTTGAGAGGAAGGAACATGGAATATCATCTGACGCAGCTGATGCTGCCAATAGAGATGATAACTCTTCTATTGAAGCTCGAAGAATGTTGCAGAGAAACGTCAACCAGAATAAAGACAAATCGGATACACACGCTGTTAAAGAGGAAAAGAACATGGTTTCCTCCATGCCTTCAAATGATGATTTCATTGGCAGAACTGCCTTGGTCGAACAAAAACCGAAAGTAATCATGGAGGAGAAAGCAAGCTATGCTTTGAATAGTGGAGAAAGTTCCTCTTACAATGTTTCCCTTGGTGAGAATATTTCAGAATTCAGCGAGGCATCAAATCCTGAGACTGTCTCATTTGATAGCTTTAACGAGCAGCCTGCAAAACTTCTTGTTGGTGGTGAGGTGGAGTCGGAGAGCTCAAGCTCTGCAgtagatgatgaagaagaagaatcagaaAAGGGTTGCAAAAACGCTGTAGAATGGACTGCGAATGATCAAAAGAATCTCATGGATCTTGGGGATTCTGAGCTAGAAAGAAATAGGAGGCTGGAGAGCCTAATTGCAAGACGTAGAGCAAGAAAGTCATTCAAAATGAGTAGTAGTGCTGCTCCAGGTACAATGCATCCTGTTTTGGTTGCAAGAAGCAACACTTTTCATGTTTCTAAGAGTTCAGATGACCGAATACCTAGTTCAGCCCCTTCTATTTTGTTACCAACCCAAAATCCATTTGACCTTCCATATGAACCATTTGAAGAAAAACCTAATCTCATGGCAGACAGTTTCCAGCAAGAATTTATGGCAGATCACCTGAAAGAAATGCTCTTCTGCAGGCATGAGAGCTTCTCTTTGGGATATTCTCCCCCCCTGGAGAACACACAGTTAGATCAACATGAGGGCACAGGATATTCTAGATCTAAAATGCTATTAGGTAAGACAGACTTCTGtttta ATAAGGAAAATCATGGCCTGCTGGCTGATCATTCATTATTCCAACGTGGTGAAACCTTGCGCCGTGATTTAACTGTAACTGATCTCGTGACGGAAGAAGCCCGATCTTCCAATCAGGTTACTAACAAACGGGAACGGGATAGAGAAGTTGAAACCAGTAGAGTCAAACACAAAGGTGACAATATGGGACAATATCATGACAAGGATCCAGGTTTAGGTGATGGAAATGATATTCAAAGGGACACAGATCTAATCAAGCACAAGAAAATTTGGCCAAGACCATTTTCTTCCAcagaaaacatttttaatgCTAAGACAGCTGAGAATTCAGAAAGCCTACAGCCAACAACGTTCAAATTTCCCGAAGTGTTTTGTAATCGTGCACCGAACTCTCTCCCTTGTCCAGTTCCTAAGGCTAGTGCTGTTGCTGAACCTTCATATGATTCCAGCCCGTCTGCAATTTACAACACAGGAATGGAGgaacattttttttacaagCACAAGGATCCTTGGCATACCCATACCCATTCCATAGCTTCTGACATGCAAGTGGAGGTCTCAGAGATCGGTTCACCCCCTCTGACAGCAGATGGAATTGCTTCATCCAATGATGGTGAGTCCTTGGTTTATGATGGGGATAGTGAACAGGAAATTACTTCCGGGAGTGAAGATATGTGGGGAGCTTCGCCTCTTGCTCCAAAGGTTCAAGAACACGAAAACGTGACTAGACAAATATACGATGTAGGTGAGGGGGATATTACAGAAGATCCAACTTCATCATCACTTTGGTCGCTATCATCTTCAAGAGCTGAAATATCTCAGGAGGATCAAGCCCATTCAATGAGCATTGATCCAAAACTCTTTAATTATGTCAAACACATAGTCGAAGGGGAAAGGGAGCAGAGGCCTTTTAATCCTTCAGATGTAGTTCCACCTGAACATTCCCAGGAAGGAATACAACTGATGGAGGATTCAATGCCACAAAAACCTTCTGAGGTGTACTTTCAGAAGCCGCAG gAATCAAGGAATGCTCCTGGGAATTCTGCAGAAGATATGAACATAAATTGCGATGCAGATGACACGGTCACATACGATGACAGGGGAGATTtgaaatcaaatgaaaacaTACATGTTGAAGCTGAAAACTCCATGATGCAAGTAGTTATAGCCAATCTATCAGAACCGGCTGAGGGAAGTAATTCAAAATCTAACAGCAATATCATGAGCGAATCATTGATTAATCCTGAGAAGTCTGTAGCGGGTATGGACGGCAGTTGCAATGTAAATGACTCGAGGCTCCTCGTAAATGACGACTTAGAAGACTCGAAATCAAATGAAGACAGAGATAGTGGAGCTGAAAAAGCCATGCAAGTACTCGTAAGTGATCAGTCACAACCAGATGTTGAAAGTAATTCAGACTCTAGAAAGCATATAGAGAGCAAATCATTAAATTCTCCTGAGAAGTCTGGAGAAGATGCAAACATTACTTACAAGGTGAATGATCCATTAGTTCACATTAAGAACAGCGTGGAAGAATTAGAATCTATTGAAGATATTGACCGAGATTATGAAAGGCTGACTGAACATTCAGACATTAAGAGCACTTTAATGCCAGTCGAGGTTGAAGACAACCCGACTTCAACTCAAGGCAGAAGAGAAGATCAAAGTACATTAACAGAAGTTGGGGTTTCTGGGGTAAACCAAAGTTTTAATGATCCCACTACATCAGGCATACTGCCAGAATTGATAGTTGAACAAGCTTCTACCAACTCAAGCCTATCCTCATCTCCAAAGTCTGTTTTAGGATATAGGATCCCAGCAGATATGGGTTCTTCATCAGATTTCAGTCAACTGGTGTCCACTGATATGGAGGAAAGATTACCTCTGACTGCAACTCAAGATACCAGTCATGTGGTAAATGATTCGGTAGATCACCCATCTATTGATAACAAATCGGAAAAATCTGAG GAACCATCTAACACTCAAGGGAAGCCTACTGAAGAAGCTACTGAGATGGAGAATATGAAGGGATCATCGCTTGATGACGAGGAAACCATGGAGGATTTAAAATCCAGGAAAAACATAGATGACGAATCAGAAACATCGATTGGTAATGAGGCACCTGTAAAACTGTCAAAACCACAGAAGGAAATTAGCCCCAGGTCTTTCGAGAATCTTGAAGATGCATCTGCAAGACTCGCTGACAATGAAACAAACATTGATGCTTCAAAATCCGAGGGGGAGCATTCTACTTCAGTTGTTCCTGGACTTATGGTAGAAGAAGAG GAGTCAACAAATCGTCCAAGAGATGTTGCTGGAGAAGTTAACCTCATCAGTGAAGTTAGTGATCCATCGATAAATATAAAGGAAGATTTGGAGAAGCTAAGGTCTTTTGAAGGCAGTGAAGGTGAACCTCAATTTCCAACTAGACAGGAGATATTTGTGGAACCAGTAAAACCAGCCAACGTCACTTCCCTAGAGGGCCATGACTACAGTCCTGGAGtatttaatgaaaatgaaacaATTGTCGTATCATCTCAAGCAATGGAGGATGTTGATAATTCAAGCAACAGCAAGGAAACTGACGGGTTTGGAACACGTAGAGCAGATCAGGAAATTGGAGACTTGTTAAAGCCAGCAGGTGCCATTGGCACCTCAGAAAGCACCAAGGATGTCCAAGGGAACCCTAAAGATTTAACAGATCAAAAGGCTGTCTTTGACCCATCAAAACCGACAGTTGATGGTGAAAATATCTTAGCGACTCTTGAAGCAAAG GACTCTGCAGCTGACATAATTCATAATGTGAATGAAGAAGTTGTGAGTGAATTTATAAACAATGAGAAGTTCAACCATGTACAAGACAGTGAAGATGACGAATATCAAAGACTAGATAGCCAAGAAAATGTTACGGAACCACTTAAAGCAGTGGCGTTTACAAATTCAGAATCCATCAGGGACCTTGAAAGTGAATCAAAAATATTGGCTGAAGATGAAGTTAATGTCATCCCATCATACCCGGCAGGGGAAATTAACAGTTCAAATGACAGAGAAAACACAGAGGATCCTGGAAAGTCAACTGTTCATTTAACTGTTATGACCATATCCGAGCCAAGCAGGGTTTATGTCAAGCAGGATCCTGGAACCTGA
- the LOC118035223 gene encoding sugar transport protein 8 — translation MPELTLVDGSGVRRDLPAKLTWQVIVCTVIAACGGLMFGYDIGISGGVTGMDMFLEKFFPEVYVKKHQAKANNYCKFNSQLLQLFTSSLYLAAIVACFIGSICCKKRGRKPTMQIASVFFLVGAILNAAALNIGMLIAGRLCLGAGIGFGNQAVPLFISEIAPARYRGGLNLCFQLLITIGILTANVINYATSKLHPYGWRISLGGAACPALLLLLGSLMIVETPTSLIERGKNEEGLYTLKKIRGVDNVDKEYEEISQAVEFSRQIRHPFKNLWKQSGRPQLVCGALIQIFQQFTGISVVMLYAPVLFQTMGLGENASLMSAIMTNTVKPIGTAFAIVVVDRFGRRALLIEAAIQMFISLGAIGVILAVHLHSTNVVAKHYAVLVIVLVCVFLAGFAWSWGPLGWLIPSEIFPIETRSAGFSVAVIMNFVFTFLVAQTFLTMLCHMRAGTFFLYCAMLVVMCLFAIYFLPETKGIPIDEMVERVWKQHWFWKRYYKDQDTGRGGLEIQHA, via the exons ATGCCCGAGTTAACCCTGGTCGATGGATCTGGTGTTCGTCGGGACTTACCCGCCAAGCTTACATGGCAGGTCATTGTTTGTACCGTTATTGCAGCCTGCGGTGGTCTCATGTTTGGGTACGACATTGGAATTTCGG GAGGAGTGACAGGAATGGATATGTTTTTGGAAAAGTTCTTCCCTGAAGTTTATGTCAAGAAGCATCAAGCTAAAGCAAACAACTACTGCAAATTTAACAGTCAACTTCTCCAGCTCTTCACATCTTCCCTCTACCTTGCAGCCATTGTAGCTTGCTTCATCGGCTCAATTTGCTGCAAGAAAAGGGGCCGCAAACCCACCATGCAGATTGCCTCCGTCTTCTTTCTTGTTGGTGCCATTTTAAATGCTGCTGCTCTCAACATTGGCATGTTGATCGCTGGAAGGCTTTGTCTGGGCGCTGGAATTGGTTTTGGAAACCAG GCAGTGCCATTATTCATATCAGAAATTGCACCTGCAAGGTACAGAGGAGGCCTTAATCTTTGTTTTCAGCTCCTTATCACAATAGGCATTCTAACAGCTAATGTGATCAATTATGCCACTTCAAAATTACACCCCTATGGTTGGAGAATTTCACTGGGTGGTGCAGCATGCCCTGCTTTACTTCTCCTCCTTGGCTCTCTTATGATCGTGGAGACTCCGACGAGCCTCATAGAACGAGGAAAGAATGAAGAAGGGTTGTATACTTTGAAGAAGATTAGAGGCGTTGATAATGTTGATAAAGAGTACGAAGAAATTTCGCAAGCTGTTGAATTTAGTAGACAAATCAGGCATCCCTTCAAGAACCTTTGGAAACAGTCAGGTAGGCCTCAACTAGTATGTGGTGCACTTATTCAAATCTTCCAGCAGTTCACAGGCATCAGTGTGGTCATGCTTTATGCCCCAGTTCTCTTTCAAACCATGGGGTTAGGTGAGAATGCATCATTGATGTCGGCTATAATGACTAATACAGTTAAACCAATAGGAACTGCGTTTGCAATTGTTGTGGTTGACAGATTTGGTAGAAGAGCATTGCTCATTGAAGCAGCCATTCAGATGTTCATTTCTTTG GGTGCAATTGGAGTAATCCTCGCAGTGCATTTGCACTCCACAAACGTTGTGGCGAAACATTATGCCGTACTTGTGATCGTCTTGGTCTGTGTGTTCTTGGCTGGTTTTGCATGGTCATGGGGTCCCCTGGGATGGCTAATCCCAAGTGAAATATTCCCGATAGAGACTCGAAGTGCTGGCTTCTCCGTTGCTGttattatgaattttgttttcacaTTTCTTGTTGCTCAAACATTCCTCACCATGTTATGCCACATGCGAGCAGGGACTTTCTTCTTATACTGTGCTATGCTCGTTGTAATGTGCCTTTTTGCCATATACTTTCTACCTGAGACGAAAGGAATCCCAATTGATGAAATGGTGGAAAGAGTGTGGAAGCAGCACTGGTTCTGGAAGAGGTACTACAAGGATCAGGATACTGGTAGAGGAGGTCTGGAAATCCAACATGCATAA